Proteins encoded by one window of Streptomyces clavuligerus:
- a CDS encoding type II secretion system F family protein, whose product MRPVEPLYAAALALGVAAWLTAGRDLGGPLRAGSPVPGGRARCPAPWRPPPWLRLPGVPPGVRPGPEWWCLPAAAVLAVLGASVLPLCAAAPAVPLVRRGLRARRREAERARRADAVIALCGAVAAELRAGIQPGPALLSAAGATDALGTAGAPVGAAARFGGDVPRALREAAREPGADGLAGVAACWRVAVDGGAGLAAALDRLEEALRADRDQREELRAQLAGARATVGLLALLPVVALAMGWALGADPLRVLLHTPAGLLCLLLGGALEAAGLWWAARIVRAVSGAQAGGAR is encoded by the coding sequence GTGAGGCCGGTGGAGCCGCTGTACGCGGCGGCCCTCGCCCTGGGCGTGGCGGCCTGGCTGACGGCGGGCCGGGACCTCGGCGGCCCGCTCCGGGCGGGGTCGCCGGTGCCGGGAGGGCGGGCTCGGTGTCCTGCCCCGTGGCGGCCTCCGCCGTGGCTGCGGCTGCCCGGTGTCCCTCCGGGGGTGCGGCCGGGCCCGGAGTGGTGGTGCCTGCCCGCCGCCGCGGTCCTCGCGGTGCTGGGGGCGTCGGTGCTGCCGCTGTGCGCGGCGGCACCGGCGGTGCCGCTCGTCCGGCGCGGGCTGCGGGCCCGGCGGCGGGAGGCGGAGCGGGCCCGGCGGGCCGATGCCGTGATCGCGCTGTGCGGCGCGGTCGCCGCCGAGCTGCGGGCGGGAATCCAGCCCGGCCCGGCGCTGCTGTCGGCGGCCGGGGCCACGGACGCCCTCGGCACGGCGGGGGCACCGGTGGGCGCGGCGGCCCGTTTCGGGGGCGATGTGCCCCGGGCGCTGCGGGAGGCGGCCCGGGAGCCGGGGGCGGACGGTCTGGCGGGGGTCGCGGCCTGCTGGCGGGTGGCCGTGGACGGCGGTGCCGGTCTGGCCGCCGCCCTCGATCGGCTGGAGGAGGCCCTGCGGGCCGATCGGGACCAGCGGGAGGAGTTACGGGCCCAGTTGGCGGGCGCCCGCGCCACGGTGGGGCTGCTGGCGCTGCTGCCGGTGGTCGCCCTCGCCATGGGCTGGGCCCTCGGCGCCGATCCGCTGCGGGTGCTGCTGCACACCCCCGCGGGGCTGCTGTGTCTGCTGCTCGGCGGGGCGCTGGAGGCGGCCGGGCTCTGGTGGGCCGCGCGGATCGTCCGGGCCGTGTCCGGCGCGCAGGCGGGCGGGGCGCGATGA
- a CDS encoding type II secretion system F family protein — MTALFWAAVCALSVAVRLGFTAVALGRERHTRGRGAVLLRASSAPRRRLPDRARLAALARPWAAPAGALITLAVLVEGVPGLALGVSVAWGVRRRLRSRPPGAAARESPPDDPRLPLAADLLAACLSAGAAPHEAAEAVGDSLGGPVGERLLRACAAVRLGGEPGSAWGAVAGLPGAAELARCLARAHASGAPAAEPVARVAVRLRADRARAAAARARRAQVLITAPVGLCFLPAFLAVGVAPVVIGLADGLLNGG; from the coding sequence ATGACGGCGCTGTTCTGGGCGGCGGTGTGCGCGCTGTCCGTGGCGGTCCGACTGGGGTTCACGGCTGTCGCCCTGGGCCGGGAGCGGCATACCCGCGGCCGGGGCGCCGTGCTGCTGAGGGCTTCTTCCGCCCCGCGGCGGCGGCTCCCGGACCGGGCCCGCCTGGCGGCCCTGGCGCGGCCCTGGGCGGCCCCTGCGGGGGCGCTGATCACCCTGGCGGTTCTCGTCGAGGGGGTGCCCGGCCTGGCCCTGGGGGTGTCGGTCGCCTGGGGGGTGCGCCGCAGGCTGCGCTCCCGCCCGCCGGGCGCGGCGGCGCGGGAGTCGCCGCCGGACGACCCCCGGCTGCCGCTGGCGGCCGATCTGCTGGCCGCGTGTCTCTCGGCCGGTGCGGCGCCGCACGAGGCGGCGGAGGCGGTCGGTGACTCCCTGGGCGGGCCGGTCGGCGAACGGCTGCTCCGGGCCTGCGCCGCGGTCCGGCTGGGCGGTGAACCGGGGTCGGCGTGGGGCGCCGTCGCCGGGCTGCCCGGGGCGGCCGAGCTGGCCCGCTGTCTGGCGCGGGCCCACGCCAGCGGGGCGCCCGCGGCCGAACCGGTCGCCCGCGTCGCCGTGCGGCTCCGGGCCGACCGTGCCCGGGCCGCCGCGGCCCGGGCCCGCAGGGCCCAGGTGCTGATCACCGCCCCGGTGGGGCTGTGTTTCCTGCCCGCCTTCCTGGCCGTCGGGGTGGCCCCTGTGGTGATCGGACTGGCGGACGGACTGCTGAACGGAGGGTGA
- a CDS encoding DUF4244 domain-containing protein produces MATSEYAMVTIAACALAAVLYRIVTSGPVARALEALIGKALDAQF; encoded by the coding sequence ATGGCCACGTCCGAGTACGCGATGGTGACGATCGCCGCCTGTGCCCTCGCGGCCGTGCTCTACAGGATCGTCACCAGTGGGCCCGTCGCCAGGGCGCTGGAGGCGCTGATCGGGAAGGCGCTCGATGCGCAGTTCTGA
- a CDS encoding TadE family type IV pilus minor pilin: MVTAETAVAMPALVLFTMALVWALTAVLAQIQCVDAARAGARAAARSEPYAEAVGAARSAAPAGARIDLVRVGRLWRVRVSAPAPGTGSWGLTVRAEAVALAEDTAGLHQGGWDR; this comes from the coding sequence ATGGTGACGGCGGAGACGGCCGTCGCGATGCCTGCCCTGGTGCTCTTCACCATGGCGCTGGTCTGGGCCCTCACGGCGGTGCTGGCCCAGATCCAGTGCGTCGACGCCGCCAGGGCCGGGGCCCGGGCGGCGGCCCGCTCCGAGCCCTACGCGGAGGCGGTGGGGGCGGCCCGTTCGGCCGCCCCGGCGGGCGCCCGGATCGACCTGGTGCGGGTGGGGCGGCTGTGGCGGGTCCGCGTCTCCGCCCCGGCACCCGGAACGGGCTCCTGGGGCCTGACCGTCCGCGCGGAGGCGGTGGCTCTGGCCGAGGACACCGCAGGGCTCCACCAGGGCGGGTGGGACCGGTGA
- a CDS encoding DEAD/DEAH box helicase, with protein sequence MAFNHLPTAMHDALGPLSVTPVTHSVPMAKNLRPRRPPGNGPTRPSPGEVLDRLATRADRAARITHTEHLPPRPGRHAVWPHRIRPEVINAIRLTGVEHPWTHQAEAAGHALDGESVVIATGTASGKSLAYLAPVLTTLLDGAEAPNGRGATALYLAPTKALAADQCRAVKALAKPLGHRVRPAVYDGDTPVEEREWVRQYATYVLTNPDMLHRGILPSHPRWSSFLRSLRYVVIDECHTYRGVFGSHVAQVLRRLRRICVRYGADPVFLLASATAADPAVAAHRLTGLPVVEVSDDASPRGELVFALWEPPLTELRGERGAPVRRTATAETADLLTDLTVQGVRTVAFVRSRRGAELISVIAKERLAEVDRSLPRRVAAYRGGYLPEERRALENALHSGELLGLAATTALELGVDVSGLDAVVISGYPGTRASLWQQAGRAGRAGQGALAVLVARDDPLDTFLVHHPEALFRQPVESTVLDPDNPYVLAPHLCAAAAELPLTEADLALFGPAAAGLMPQLEGARLLRRRATGWHWTRRERAADLTDIRGEGGRPVQIVEESTGRLLGTVDESAAHTSVHEGAVHLHQGRTYLVRRLDLEDSVALVEDAVPPYSTTARDTTSVSVLGTDIEVPWGDGRLCYGSVEVTHQVVSFLRRKLMTGEVLGETKLDLPPRILRTRAVWWTVTESQLDAARIAPEQLGGALHAAEHASIGLLPLFATCDRWDIGGVSVPLHPDTGLPTVFVYDGHPGGAGFAERAFHTARTWLDATREAIEVCECEAGCPSCVQSPKCGNGNEPLHKRAAVRLLRELLRNAPEPLR encoded by the coding sequence ATGGCATTCAATCACTTACCGACAGCCATGCACGACGCCTTGGGACCATTGTCCGTCACACCAGTGACACACTCGGTGCCGATGGCCAAGAATCTGCGTCCCAGACGACCTCCCGGGAACGGGCCCACCCGCCCCTCCCCCGGTGAGGTCCTCGACCGGCTCGCCACAAGGGCGGACCGGGCCGCGCGCATCACTCATACGGAGCACTTGCCCCCGCGGCCGGGCCGCCATGCCGTCTGGCCGCACCGCATCCGCCCAGAAGTGATCAACGCCATTCGGCTGACCGGCGTGGAGCACCCCTGGACGCATCAGGCCGAGGCCGCCGGGCACGCGCTGGACGGCGAGAGCGTGGTCATCGCCACCGGCACCGCGTCGGGCAAGTCGCTCGCCTATCTCGCCCCCGTCCTCACCACCCTGCTCGACGGTGCCGAGGCCCCCAACGGGCGGGGCGCGACCGCGCTCTACCTCGCCCCCACCAAGGCGCTGGCGGCCGACCAGTGCCGCGCGGTGAAGGCCCTCGCAAAACCCCTGGGCCACCGGGTGCGCCCTGCGGTCTACGACGGCGACACGCCCGTCGAGGAACGCGAGTGGGTGCGGCAGTACGCCACCTATGTCCTGACCAATCCAGACATGCTCCACCGCGGGATACTCCCGTCCCACCCGCGCTGGTCCTCCTTCCTGCGGTCGCTGCGCTATGTCGTCATCGACGAGTGCCACACCTACCGGGGCGTCTTCGGCTCCCACGTCGCCCAGGTGCTGCGGCGACTGCGGCGGATATGCGTCCGCTACGGGGCCGACCCCGTCTTCCTGCTCGCCTCGGCCACCGCCGCCGACCCCGCCGTGGCGGCCCACCGGCTGACCGGTCTGCCGGTGGTGGAGGTCTCCGACGACGCCTCCCCGCGCGGCGAGCTGGTCTTCGCCCTGTGGGAGCCGCCGCTCACCGAACTCCGGGGCGAGCGGGGCGCCCCCGTACGCCGCACGGCCACGGCGGAGACCGCGGACCTCCTCACCGATCTGACCGTGCAGGGCGTCCGCACGGTCGCCTTCGTCCGCTCCCGGCGGGGCGCGGAGCTGATCTCCGTGATCGCCAAGGAACGGCTGGCCGAGGTGGACCGCTCGCTGCCCCGGCGGGTGGCCGCCTACCGGGGCGGTTATCTCCCCGAGGAGCGACGGGCCCTGGAGAACGCCCTGCACTCCGGTGAACTGCTCGGCCTCGCCGCCACCACCGCGCTGGAACTGGGCGTCGACGTCTCCGGGCTCGACGCGGTGGTGATCTCGGGCTATCCCGGGACCCGGGCGTCGCTGTGGCAGCAGGCGGGGCGCGCCGGACGGGCGGGCCAGGGCGCCCTGGCGGTCCTGGTGGCCCGGGACGACCCGCTGGACACCTTTCTCGTCCACCACCCCGAGGCGCTGTTCCGGCAGCCGGTGGAGTCCACCGTCCTCGACCCGGACAACCCCTACGTGCTCGCCCCCCATCTGTGCGCCGCCGCGGCCGAGCTGCCGCTCACGGAGGCCGACCTCGCGCTGTTCGGACCGGCCGCGGCTGGGCTGATGCCCCAGCTGGAGGGCGCCCGGCTGCTGCGCCGCCGGGCCACCGGCTGGCACTGGACCCGGCGGGAGCGGGCCGCCGACCTCACCGACATCCGGGGCGAGGGCGGCCGTCCGGTGCAGATCGTGGAGGAGTCCACCGGACGTCTGCTCGGCACGGTCGACGAGTCGGCCGCCCACACCTCCGTCCACGAGGGGGCCGTCCATCTCCACCAGGGCCGCACCTATCTGGTGCGGCGGCTGGACCTGGAGGACTCGGTGGCCCTCGTCGAGGACGCCGTACCGCCGTACTCGACCACCGCCCGGGACACCACCAGCGTCTCCGTGCTCGGCACCGACATCGAGGTCCCCTGGGGCGACGGGCGCCTGTGCTACGGCTCCGTCGAGGTCACCCATCAGGTGGTCTCCTTCCTCCGCCGCAAGCTGATGACCGGCGAGGTGCTGGGCGAGACCAAGCTCGACCTGCCTCCGCGGATCCTGCGTACCCGGGCCGTGTGGTGGACGGTCACCGAGTCCCAACTGGACGCCGCCCGGATCGCCCCGGAGCAGCTCGGCGGCGCCCTGCACGCCGCCGAGCACGCCTCCATCGGCCTCCTCCCACTCTTCGCCACCTGCGACCGCTGGGACATCGGCGGCGTCTCCGTGCCGCTCCACCCGGACACCGGGCTGCCGACCGTCTTCGTGTACGACGGCCACCCCGGCGGCGCGGGCTTCGCGGAACGGGCCTTCCACACCGCGCGGACCTGGCTGGACGCGACCCGCGAGGCCATCGAGGTCTGTGAGTGCGAGGCGGGCTGCCCCTCCTGCGTCCAGTCCCCGAAATGCGGCAACGGCAACGAACCCCTGCACAAGCGCGCCGCGGTCCGCCTCCTGCGGGAGCTCCTGCGCAACGCCCCGGAACCCCTGCGCTGA
- a CDS encoding STAS domain-containing protein has translation MDLSLSTRNVTGPAGDRTVVEVGGEIDVYTAPKLREQLVELVNDGSYHLVVDMEGVDFLDSTGLGVLVGGLKRVRAHEGSLRLVCNQERILKIFRITGLTKVFPIHTTVDEAVAAAD, from the coding sequence GTGGACCTGTCCCTGTCGACTCGCAATGTGACCGGCCCCGCCGGCGACCGTACGGTCGTCGAGGTCGGTGGCGAGATTGATGTGTATACCGCGCCCAAGCTGCGCGAGCAGTTGGTCGAGCTGGTGAATGACGGCAGCTACCACCTGGTTGTCGACATGGAGGGCGTGGACTTCCTCGACTCCACCGGGCTCGGTGTGCTCGTGGGCGGCCTGAAGCGGGTACGTGCCCATGAGGGCTCGCTGCGTCTGGTCTGCAACCAGGAGCGCATTCTGAAGATTTTCCGGATCACGGGACTCACCAAGGTGTTCCCGATCCACACCACGGTCGACGAAGCGGTCGCTGCCGCCGACTGA
- a CDS encoding ATP-binding protein translates to MATVELRFSAQPEHVRTARLVAAAVARRAGVDEAVLDEVRLAVGEACSRAVGLHRSHGITAPVQVVLTDEDKKFSIEVGDEVTTPPEGARSSSGAGAEEDAEGEDEMGLAVISGLVDDMEVTASDRGGVIRMTWPTSPVTVLP, encoded by the coding sequence ATGGCCACCGTCGAACTTCGCTTCAGCGCTCAGCCCGAGCATGTCAGGACCGCCCGCCTGGTGGCCGCTGCCGTGGCGCGCAGGGCGGGGGTGGACGAGGCGGTGCTGGACGAGGTCCGGCTCGCCGTCGGCGAGGCGTGCAGCCGGGCCGTGGGGCTGCACCGCAGTCATGGCATCACCGCGCCCGTCCAGGTGGTGCTGACCGACGAGGACAAGAAGTTCTCCATCGAGGTCGGGGACGAGGTCACGACACCCCCGGAGGGCGCCCGTTCGTCCTCGGGGGCAGGTGCCGAGGAGGACGCGGAGGGCGAGGACGAGATGGGTCTCGCCGTCATCAGCGGCCTGGTCGACGACATGGAAGTCACCGCGAGTGACCGGGGCGGCGTGATCAGGATGACCTGGCCCACGTCCCCCGTCACCGTTCTGCCCTGA